AAGGGTTTCGCGCCGAAGCGAACAACCTGCGCGAGATCGCCTTCCCGACCATCTCCGGATCCGGGCCGAACGGCGCCATCGTGCATTACCGCGTGACCCGCGGCACCGACCGTCGGGTTCAGCCGGGCGAGCTGTTCCTGATCGATTCCGGCGCGCAGTACGGCGACGGCACCACCGACATCACCCGCACGGTCGCGGTCGGCAGCCCGAGCCCGGAGATGCGCGACCGCTTCACCCGCGTGCTCAAGGGCCACATCGCCATCGCGACCGCGGTCTTTCCCCGCGGCACCACGGGAGCGCAGATCGACGCCTTCGCCCGCCGCCCGCTCTGGGAGGCCGGCCTCGACTTCGACCACGGCACCGGCCACGGCGTCGGCGCCTTCCTGTCGGTGCACGAGGGGCCGCAGCGCATCGCCAAGACCGGCACGGTGGCGCTCCAGCCCGGGATGATCGTCTCGAACGAGCCCGGCTACTACAAGACCGGCGCCTTCGGCATCCGGCTCGAGAACCTCGTCCTGGTCGAGGAGCGGGCGGTTCCCGGCGGCGAGCGCCCGATGCTCGGCTTCGAGACCCTGACCCTCGCGCCGTTCGACCGGGCGCTCGTGGTGCCGGAGCTGCTGACGCCGCAGGAGACCGCCTGGCTCGACGCGTATCATGCCCGGGTGCGGGAGGCGCTGTCGGCCCTCGTCGATCCGGAGACCCGGGCCTGGCTCGAGGCGGCGACGCGGCCGGTCTGGGCCTGACGCACCGGACCGGCCGCGGAGGTCACGCCCCCGGATGGTCGGCCGCCACGTCGAGCACCCAGGTGATGCCGAACCGGTCCGTCAGCATGCCGTAGAGCGGCGACCACACCGCCGGGCCGAGCGGCACCACCACCGCCGCGCCCTCGCTCAGCCGCGCCCAGTACGCCTCGATTTCGCCTGGCGCGGTCCCGCGCAGCGAGACGTAGAACGCGTTCTCGCCCGGATGCCACGCCGTCTCCGGCTGGACGTCGTAGGCCATGACGCGGAAGCCGTCCGGAGAGACGACCTGGCCCCAGATCACCGCGTCCCGGCGCGCCGCGTCGGTCTCGCCGGCGAGCTCGCCGTAGGTGACGACCGTCTGCTCGCCCCCGAAGACCGAGCGGTAGAAGCCGAGGGCCTCGCGGGCCCGGCCGCGGAAATTGAGGTGGGTCGTGGTCTGGACGCTCATGGCGGTCTCCGCTGCGGGGCGCGTTGCCTGTCCCCGTGGAGCCGCTATAGCGTCCCCCAACTGACAGAATCCGGCAGTTGGACGATGGCCCGAACCGACCGGCTGCTCCGGCTCCTCCAGGCGATGCGGGTCCTGGCCGCGCCGGTGACCGCCGCCCGGCTGGCGGAGGAGACCGGGGTCTCGCTGCGCTCGCTCTACCGCGACATCGACAGCCTGCGGGCGGCCGGCGCGCGCATCGAGGGCGAGCGGGGTTACGGCTACCGGCTGCTCGAGGACGACGCGCTGCCGCCCCAGACCCTGACCCGTCTCGAGGTCGAAGCGCTGGCGATCGGCATGGCCGAGGTGCGCAGCATGGGCGATCCGGCCCTGGCGGAGGCGGCGGCCGCAATCCTGGCCAAGGTCGCCGCGACGCTGTCCGGCGAGCGCGAGCAGCATCTGCTGCACGTCATCTCGAAGGTCTACCGCCCGGATGCGCGGTACCCGCCCTCCGAGGCCCTCGACGTGATCCGGCGGGCCTGCTGGCGCGAGGACGCCCTCGCCATCCGCTACGAGGACGAGCACGGGGCGCTCACGGCGCGGACGATCCTGCCGCTCGCGATCGTGTACTCGGAGCGCCGCCTGATCGTGCTGGCGTGGTGCCGCCTGCGCGAGGCGTTCCGCATGTTCCGGATCGACCGCATCCGGGAGGTGTCCCCGGACGGGGCGAGCTTCCGCCCGCGCCGGGTCGCGCTGCTGCGGACCTATCTCGCGCAGCTGGGTGCCTGAGATCCCGGCCGGCGGTCGGATGCCTCAGTTGGCGTCGCAGGGATCCGTGTCCGCGAGGTGGGCTCCGAGCGTCAGGGCCCGGGTGTCGATGTGGAGCCCGGGCCGCGCCTCACCGGTCGGCGGATGCGTCAGCATCGTGCCCCAGAACAGGCCGGTGGCGACGGCGAGGGCGCAGAGGGCGGTCAGAACACGCATGGCGGCCTCCTGGCGGCCCGCATCGGCGGGCCGGACGGGTCTTATCGGGGCTCGTTCTCGATCGGGCACGCGTCGCCGGTCGCGCCGGTTCGCCCGATCACGGTCTCGCGGGCCGCGCTTCTCCAAGGTTCGATCCAGTCGCGCGCGGTCGCACGCAGGGTCCGGCGTGCCGGAGACCCGCGATCATCCGTCCGCCACAGCAACGATCCGGCGGCTTACGTTCGATCTGCTTCTTTATTCCCGACAGGCGTAGGGACACCCGGGAACTGCGTCATCCCTCATTCGG
The sequence above is drawn from the Methylobacterium terrae genome and encodes:
- a CDS encoding VOC family protein, giving the protein MSVQTTTHLNFRGRAREALGFYRSVFGGEQTVVTYGELAGETDAARRDAVIWGQVVSPDGFRVMAYDVQPETAWHPGENAFYVSLRGTAPGEIEAYWARLSEGAAVVVPLGPAVWSPLYGMLTDRFGITWVLDVAADHPGA
- a CDS encoding helix-turn-helix transcriptional regulator translates to MARTDRLLRLLQAMRVLAAPVTAARLAEETGVSLRSLYRDIDSLRAAGARIEGERGYGYRLLEDDALPPQTLTRLEVEALAIGMAEVRSMGDPALAEAAAAILAKVAATLSGEREQHLLHVISKVYRPDARYPPSEALDVIRRACWREDALAIRYEDEHGALTARTILPLAIVYSERRLIVLAWCRLREAFRMFRIDRIREVSPDGASFRPRRVALLRTYLAQLGA